In Candidatus Hydrogenedentota bacterium, the genomic window TTCTTTGACCACGGATTGCACCGATGACACGGATTTCAGCGACGCTCGAACCAGATGAGACAAACCAGCTCGCCGCCCGCACAACCCCGCTACGATGCTGATGATGAAAACCTCCTCGAAAATCACACGCGGGCGCCGGCATGCCTCGACGACCAGAATCATCTCCTATCCGTGTCATCAGTGTAATCCGTGGTCAAATACCCTCATTGCGGCCAGCGGCTGCTGCTCTACGTGGTTCGTGGTTGAGTCTTCGAACCGGGTCAATAGTCTCTCTTATTCGTGTGAATTCGTGTTCATTCGTGGTTGAAAATCTTCTTTGCTTCAGACGGCTAAACTGTTACCCGGAGGGAAATTGCGCAACTGCTTGGGTCATCACGTTCCTATTTTCCCTTTTTCGGAGAAGGCGGGCGGAAGCCCAGCGGCCGTCGTTCCGTTACAGGTGGAGTCATCAGTTCGCGTACAGCGTCAAATACGGCCTTGAATTGCGCGTCGTATTTGCGTTCAAGTGTATCCAATCTGCGCGAGAGGTCCTTGTGCGAGGCAAGCATTTCGCGGAACTGCACAAAGGCCCGAACCACCTGAATGCTGGCTCGCACAGCCGTTGGGCTATTGAGAACATTAGCGGCCATCACCGTTCCGTGTTCCGTGAAGGCCCGCGGCGGATAGCGGCGCCCGCCACGTCCGGTTTTTGAGGTCGCATTTTGCGACCTCAAAGATTCCCATTCGTCCCAGGTGAGCCGGATCATGAAATCGTCTGGAAACCGGTCCTCATTTCGGGAAACCTGCTCATTCAGCCGCTTCGTAGTAACGCCATATAGCGTTGCCAACGTATCGTCAAGCAGTACGCGCTGTCCACGGACTTCCACGATAAGCCTTTGAATCCGCACTGCCGAAATAGGCGTTTCGTCTGACTTCTCCGACGACATGGTCACTTATCCCCTCCTCATGATTCGTTTGACGCTGTCCCTAAGTCCCATTCAGGTAATTAATCAGCCGATACATCCTCGCAATATATCCGCCAATCACGTAGGCCTCCATGGTGTCGGGCGGCTCGGTGAAGGGGGAAAAGGGATTCAGCTGGGTGACCGTGTCGCGCCAGCCGTTGTGTTCGTCCAACCCATTCACAATCGAGGCGACGCCTTCCGCCGTCTGTGGGATACGCGCGAGCGCCACGGCCAGGTGGCCGCCCTTTACGTGCGCCGGCAGCGGCTGGTTTGCCCGGGCGGCGCGGTGTTCGGCCATCGCTGCGCCGGGCGGCGTCGCCGCGAGACGGGCGTGCTCGCGGCGGAGGTAATCGACATTGATGCTCACCTCGTGATCGTAGGGGTAGCACCCTTCTTTCTCATAGGTGACCGTGTAGGCGACGTCGTCGATGGTGGTTCCGGTCTGCTTGATGTACAGGGGGCGGTTCGTGCCCATTTCGTAGAAGCCGGTGTGGGTGTAGCCCTCCGCGTCCGGGATGCGCGCGGAATACAGCCAGTCGAGCGCGGCCGGGACGGGCGCCAGGTATTTCGGGTCGCCGGTTAACCCGTAGAACGAGAAGAGATGCAGGATGTTCGTGTGGGTCTGCGAGGCGCTCACCGTGCCGATCTCGAAGGGCCGCCCCCAGACCGGCTTGAGGTCCGCGCCGTGCTGCTGGCACCACCCGGCCTGCGGCGGGGGCTGCTGCGCGCGCAGGTAGAATTCCATGCCCGCGCGCGCGGCGGCGAGGTAGCGATCATCCCCCAGCGTCTCGTGGGCTTCGAGCAGGACCTCGATGCAGTCGTGGATGACGTCGTCGTTGAACGTGCGCGCCGCCGTGTAGTCGTCCCCTTCCAGCGGGAAGCGCTGCGGCCAGCCGCCATCCGGATACTGCCCGCGGAGGATGTGGTCCAGCGCGCGATCGAGCACGGCCTTGTGCGCGGGGTCGTTCGTGATCGCGTGTAGCCGCAGAAAGAACCGCGTTGGCTCCGTGGTGGAGAAGTCGTCGAAGGTGCAGTTGTCGCGCTGCTTGAGGTACTCCTGCCAGCCCCAGCATTTGGAGAAGAACGAGGCGTAGTAGTCGGGCAGGCCCTCGGGATCAAAGTCGATGAAGTAATTCCAGCCGCCCGAGGGGTGTTGTCCCGCCGCGAGCGCACCGGCGACCTCGCGCGCACGATCGAGGTAATAGCGGTCGCCGGTCGCCCGGAACGCGTCCAGCAGCACCAGGCCTACCGACGGCGTGCCGGGCGGCTCCACCCAGATCATGCTCGGGCGGGCCTTCAACTCGCCGTACGGTTCCAGATCCAGGGTGTAAAACCACACGAAACCGCCCCGGTTCGCCAGGCGCTCGAACAGGAAGTCGGTGGCCGCGCGCATGACGCCGGTTACCGCGTCGCGCGGCGGGCCCTGCGCGGGCGTAAGGGCGCAGCCGGCGAGTGCAATAGCGGTCAGAATAAGTCGTGAAACCATGCGGGCATGATAGCGGCGCGCCGGGGCCGGATCAATGCGCGCGCGGGAGATGGAAGCCGCGCCAGATCCCGGCGTATACTCCCCGGACAGCCAACCCGAACCCCCACATGCGAGGAAGCGCCCATGCGTATTGCACTGTCCGCCGTTATTGCCGCTGTTCTTTTGTTTGTCCCGTCGGGCGGCGCGGAAGAGGTCATCCACGAGCGCATCGAATGGAGTGATGTCTGGATCACCAACGCGGACCGTGACCCGGACAAACCGCGGGTGCTGCTGATCGGCGATTCGATCGTACGCGGCTACTACAACGGCGTGGAAAAGGAACTGGGCGACCGGGCGAACTGCGCGCGCTTCACAACCTCCAAGTTTGCCGGCCACCCCGACTTTCTGGACGAGCTTGGACTGATCTTGCGCCGCTTTTCGTTTGGCGTGATCCACGTGAACAACGGCCTGCACGGCTGGGACTACACGGAAGAGCAGTATCGCGAGGCGATCCGGGATCTGCTCGCCATGCTCAAGCGCGAGGCGCCCGACGCGAAGCTGATCTGGTGCATGAGCACGCCGTGGCGGGACAGCCAGGACCTCAGCCGCTTCGACGAGGAAAAGAACACCCGGGTCCAGGCGCGCAACGCCATCGCGGCGGAACTCGCGGCGGAAGCGGGCATTCCGATCACGGACCTCTACGCGCTTTCCGCCGACCGCCAGGACCACTTCGCATCCGATGGCGTTCATTACAACGAGGAAGGCCGCGCCGCCCAGGCCACACTGGTGGCCGAGGCCATCACGAAGCAACTGGAACGGGTGCAGTTCTGATATTACCGCGCCCGGACTATGGGGAAGTAAGAATAGTCCCGTTTTTTGCAGTTCGCCGGAAACCCACTATGATACGGGCTTTCAGCCCTGGCCGAATTCGTCGTCATTCTTCCTGGGCCTGCGGCCCAGGCTGATATGATCGGGCGCCTTCGGCGCTGAAGTAACGATATTCAGGGCCGAAGGCCTGTTTCAAACCAGCCTGGGCCATCGGCCCAGGCAAAGGGATCTAATAATCTATGAGGGCTGAAGGCCCGCTCCATAGCGCTCGTAATTCATCGGTAATATCAGAATTGCACCCACTGAAACCCTAACGAGGAGGGCGCCATGAGCAACCCGAGCATCCTGATCCGCCACGAGGGCGACGCCCCGCGCGAACGCAGCGCCTGCGGCTGGCGCGACCGCCTTATCAGCCACGAAGACGCCCCGCTGCATCCGGCGGCCTGGGCGCACGCCGTGGATATCGACGGCGCGAAACGCCACTACCACAAAGTGGCGACGGAACTGTATTACGTGCTGTCCGGCGAGGGCACGGTGCACCTGGACGGGGAAGATCACCCCGTGCGCGCGGGCTCGATTGTGCACATCCCGCCCGGCGTCGTCCATGGCGCCGCCGGGCGGATGCGCGTGCTGGTCATCGGCATTCCGGATATTGCCGATGGCGATTACTTTGCAGCCGAGAGCGGCAGCGAGACCAGCCCGTAGTAGCCCAGCGGGAAGTAGGCCCGCGCCGATCCGAAGCGCACTGCGGAGGGATAACCCGAGACCGGCGTCAGGCTGGCCAGTTCACCCGCGTTTCCGCTGAACGTGTAGTGGGCGAGGGCGTTGTATCCCAGGCTCGCGAACACGTGATCGCCGCGCGCGCCAATGATGCTCCCGTACGCGCCTTCCGCGGCGACCGGCTCCGCGGGCGTGAGTGCGCCCGTACTGGACACGGCGACCGCGTGGATCGCGTACGCCGGATCATGGCTGTCGTAGTAGACGCGGGCGCCCGCCCCCACCACGCGCGAGGTGTACGAGGCAATCGGCGCGCTGCCGATCGGGGTCACCGATCCGCCGCCGCTCCAGCGCACCGTCTCCAGCGAGCTCTCCAACCGTCCGCTGCCGTCCCACTGGTAATCGTGCAGCACCAGCAGGTCCGTATCGGGATCGTATTGCACGAACGCGCCGGGAACGTTGGCTGCGGTCCCCTCTATCCCGTTCACCACGTCCAGCGTGCGGAGGTAATACGCCGCAAGCGGCGGCCCGAAGATGCCCGAGGCGACCGGCTCCTTCGTGCCGGCGTACAGCAGGCCATCCACGGCGTTCAGCGATACCAGCGCGCCGTAGCCCAGGCCGGCCGTGGCGGTCCAGCGCCCCGTGCGGATGTTCACGAGCGCGAGGCCCTGATCCGGCGTCTGGCGGCCGTACACGCGGTCGTAGCGGTCCGCGGAGCAGCGCAGGGCCAGCGTTTCGCCCAGCAGGAAGCCTTTCTCGCCCGCGTCGAAGTAGTAGTAGGGCAGCCCGATGGCGATATCGCCGGCCACCGCGCCGCCGCCGGGTTCAACCGCCGGCTCCGGGCGCGCAAAGCCGTAATCGTAGTAGAAGTAGTTGTAAAACCAGGGGTACACGTCTACCGGGACCTCGTGCAGCAGCGCCGGCGACGCGGGATCGGCCAGATCCACCACGGCAACGGTATACCCCGGCTTCTCGTCCCACGTGATCCCCGCCACGACCAGCGTTTCGCCGGACTGCCAGGCATCGAAGTACTGTCCGATGGGCAGTTCCAGTTCGCCCAGGACATCGCCCGCTGCATTCACCGCCCGCGCGATCACCGTGCCCTCGTCGTAGCGCGCGACCAGTTCCGCGCCGAGGTCCGGGCCAATCTCCAGGAAGTCCACCAGGTTCTCCGCGATGGTCACCGACGCGACCGCCACCGGATTGTCCAGGTTTGACGCGTCGATCCGCGTGACCTGCTCCGTGGTGACGCCAAAGTAGAACGCGTCGTACTCGAATGAGCGCAGAATGTTCCCGCTGAGATCCACCGCCCCGTGAAGCTGAAGATCATCGCGCGTGTAGGACAGGAACTGGAGGCGTTCAAAGCCGCCGCCGTGGCCGCCCCACCCCGCAAAGGGCACAATGATGACGTCGTCCAGGATCGTCAGCGCTTTTACGTCGGAAAACGCGTTCGACCACGCCCAATCCTCGCCGAAGCTCTCGCGGTCGACAAGCGAGGGCGCCCCATTGCCGGAAACGTCAAAGAGGCTCACGCTCACCCGGCGTCCGACGGTGTCGTCCACGCCCAGCGCCACCAGGCGATCGCCCTGCGGCTGGATATAGGTCGAGTACCCGGGCACTTCCAGCGCGCCGAGCAGTTGCGGCGCGGCGGGATCGGCCACATCGATCACGAACAGCGGATCGACAATCAGAAACGTCACCACGTACGCGCGCGGGCCATCGAATCGCGTGGCGAACAGGGTCTCGCCTTCCGCGCCCTCGATGCGGAGTTCGGCGAGGCGGGGAATATCCGGCTGCGTCAGGTCGAAAGTGCTCAGGTAGACCTGCCGCTCGGCCTCCCACGCGCTGGAGACCACCCGCAGCGCGCCGTTCCAGGCGTCCATCTTGAAGCGATCATCGAGGTACCCCCGCACGCGGACCGAACCCGCGTTGCGGATCGCGCCGCCCGGATCCCGGATGTCCAGGCACGTAATCACCGTGCTGTCGCCCGCCCAGTCCGGCGCGGCGATAAACGCGAATTCCGGCGTCACGTGCACCACCGTTCCGGACCCGGTGAATTCGATCTGATCGGCCTGGGCCAGCGCGTCGGGGTCCGCCACGGATATGCTCGTGACGGTCGTGGCCGCGGCGCTGCCGGTCGATACCACATCCTCGTAGTAGCCGTAGTCGTACGCGGCGGTGACCGCGTACAAAACGTCGCCCACCAGGCGGCTGTCGACGAGATCCCCGGGCAGGTCGATGTGGGATCGGATCGCCGCATCGGCCGGCGTGGAGACGTCCACCGCGTAAAGGCGCGACTGGCTCGTCATGGCGACAACACCGGCGTCAATGGAGACGTCACTCGCGTAGCCCACGAGGACATAGGCCATGCCGCCGGCGAAGTACAGGTCGCGGGGATACCCGGTGGCCGGGACCTGGGCCAGGAGCGTATCGGTATCCAGGTCCACAATGCTCAGCCCGCGGTACTGGTTGAGCACGTACAGGAGGTTGTCCTGCCGCCGGATGACATCCGGCTCCACAACCTCGCGCGGGAGCCCGCCGCCGCCCTCCGCGTCCGGAGCGCCGCCCTCCGCGCCGGCCCCAATGGCGTCAAAAACCGGGCCCCGGCCCGTGTCGGCGCTGGTAAACGCGCGATTCCCCGGCGTAAACCACGGACAGCCGGAGACCAGAACAGCAATGAGAAAAAGGAACGGGAGGCGCGGCAGGGCACGCATGACAGTCACCTTTCTATTCCGGCTCCGCGGACGGGAGCGTACAACCCCATTGTAGCACGTTCACAGTACCGGCCCGGCTTGGAAAGTGTTACGAGGCGTGTACGCATGTGCCATCGGGTTCCCGGCTGTGTTAGCTTCAAGGGAAGAAGCTTCAATTAAACACAGCCGGGGGCGGGCCGGCCTGGCGGCGCGCCCGAACCCCCGATACAGGAATGTACGCCATGACGGACATACGCTATCTCTCGGCCCGCGAGATGCGCGAGGCCGATCGCCGCTGTATCGAGGACATCGGTATTCCCGGCGCCGTGCTGATGAATAATGCCGGCCGCGCCGTGTTTGAACAGATCGAGGGCGGCCCCGTGGGGATCGTCTGCGGCAAAGGGAACAACGGAGGGGACGGCTACGTGGCCGCCCGCTACGCGCTGCTGGCCGGCCAGTCGCCCCGCGTGGTGGTGCTCGCGAACCGCGTCGAAATCCACGGGGACGCCGCCGTCTTCCTCCGCGCCTACGAAAACCTCGGCGGCGAGGTCGCCTGGGCGCCCGACGAGGGCTCCGCCGCGCGGGCTGTGGCCGAACTCGCGGACTGTGCGGTGCTGGTGGACGCGGTCCTGGGCACCGGGATCCGCGGCGAAGTCAGCGGAGTCGCCCGGGCAGCCATTGAGGCGTGGCCCGATCGCCCCACCATCGCCGTGGACCTGCCCTCCGGCATGAACGCGGATACCGGAGAGCCCTGCGGGGCCTGTATTCGGGCGGACACCACGGTAACCTTTCAGTTCGCCAAGCGCGGATTCCAGCTTCCCGCCGCAAAGCCGTGGCTGGGGCGCCTGGTTGTCGCCGATATCGGCATTCCGCCCGTCTGCGCGGACGAAGACTACTGGAATATCCATTGAATCCGGAGCGGATGCGCTGTTTTCTCGGCCTGGACCTGCCGGATAGCGTCCGCGCCCAGACTGCGGCCCTCTACGCCGCCTGGCGGGGCGCCGGCCTGAAGGCGTCCTGGGTGCGCCCGGAAAACCTCCACGTAACCGTGCGGTTCCTCGGTGATATCACTCCCGAACAGATGGAAGCCCTGGATGGCGCGATGGCGCGTGAATTGGAGGCCTGCGGGCCGCTCTCCCTGCGGCTGGCGGGCGCGGGCGCCTTCCCGAATGTGCGCCGGCCGAGCGTGATCTGGGCCGGTGTCCGCGTCGAGGCCGGGGATCTGCCCGCCGTGTTTTCGGGGGGGGAGGCGGGCGCCCGGGCCCTCGGGCTGCCGCCGGAAGGGCGCGATCCGCACCCCCATGTCACGCTCGCGCGGCTCCGCGTTCCACCGCCGCCCGGGCGCGTGGAAGCCCTCCTGGAAACGGCCCGCGCATGGGAATCGGATGCATTCGCGGCCGCCGGTGTGGCATTATGGAAGAGCACCCTGCGACCCGGGGGCGCGGTGTACGACAAACTCCGGGAGTATCCCTTCGCATGATGATCGCCTCGATACTGTACAGCGGCCTGACCCTCTACATGATGGCCCTGTTGCTGCGCTGGCTCGGGCCGTGGCTCGAACTCGAGTTTCGCGGTCTGCTGCTCGGCCGCATACCCGCCATCACCGACCCGTGCATCCAGTTTATGCGGCGCATGCTGCCGCCCATGGGCCCCCTGGATTTCGCGCCGCTGGCCGCCGTGATGGGGGTTTTTATTGTCCGCCTGGTCCTGGTGGGCGTATAGCCCCCGGGGGGCCGTGCCATGCTCGATAACGCCGAACTTCGCGACCGGATGGTCGAAGACCAGATTCGCGCGCGGTCGATAGTAAACGAACGCGTGCTCAATGCCCTCCGCCGCGTGCCGCGCCATTGTTTCGTCCCACGTGAATACGCGGATATGGCCTACGACGACCGCCCGCTGCCCATCGGTCACGGGCAGACCATTTCACAGCCCTACATGGTCGCCTGCATGACCGAATTGCTGGCGCCGGGCCCCGACGAACGAATTCTTGAAATCGGCACGGGCTCCGGCTACCAGACCGCGATCCTGGCCTCGCTCGGGCGGACGGTGGTGACGGTGGAGCGCGATCCCGATTTGCTCGCCCGCGCGCGCGCCTGCCTGGGGCGGCTGGGCTACGAGAACATCCAGTTTGTCTGCGGCGACGGGACCCTCGGCGTTCCCGCTCACGCGCCGTTCGACGCGATTATGGTCACCGCGGGCGGGCCGGCGGCGCCCCGGGCGCTCATCGAGCAGCTGGCCGATGGCGGGCGCCTGCTGTGCCCCGTCGGCGGTCGCGGACACCAGCGCCTGCACCGCATAGAAAAGCGGGGAAACGCCCTCCAGACAACCCTCCACACCGACTGCGTCTTCGTACCCCTTACAGGACAAGACGGCTGGCCGGAGCAGACGGGTTGAAGGAGGTCGCTTCCCCGCGTGTCACGCTGAGATGCGGGCCCGATCAGGGCTCGTAGGGCATTACGCCTTCGTCGATCGCGCTCTTCACGAACTTGCGGACATCCGCCGCGGAAATGCCGCTGGCGATGCACTCGCCCACCGCATCGCGCAGGTGGTGCTGGGCCATCTTGCGGACCTTGTCGCGGCAGAGGTTTGGCGCCTTCTCCGCAATCGTCACGCCCACGCCGCGGCGCGTGTGCACCAGGCCCATCAGTTCCAGGTCGCGGTACGCCTTGGTCACCGTGTTCGGGTTGATTTCAAGCATACTGGACATGTCGCGCACCGACGGGAGGGTGTCCCCGGGCAGGAGCTTGCCGGACGCGATGGCGAATTGCACCATATTCTCAATTTGCACGTAGACCGCGATGGGGCAGGTATCCTGGTTAATGCTGAACTTCAGATCTTTCTTGGCCATTTTACAACTCCTTTGTGCGGCTTGGCTCGCATATCGCGATAGTGGATCACCATGATCCGTTGCGCTGGAGCCCCCGGAAGCGGGGGCGCCGAATCTACAGTGCCCCCTTCAAGTTGTTATACTTCCGGCCCGGGGCCGAAAAATTTACTTCTGGTTGCGCACAATACTACATCACAACGCCCTATTGCAAGCTTTTTCTGCCCCCGGATCCGCCCTATTCCGCCTGCACAAACTTGGGATTGGACCCCGCGATTACAACACATATCTCGCCTTTTACCTTCTTCCCCGCGTAGGCGGCCGCGAGATCCCCGAGCGCGCCGCGCTCCACGCGCTCGAATTTCTTCGTCAGCTCGAAGCAGACCGCCGCCATCCGGTTGCCCAGCGCCGCGTGCGCGTCGGCCAGCAACGCCCCCAGCCGGAATGGAGACTCGTAGATCACCAGCGTATGGGGCGCTTCGCCGTCGGCCGCGAGCCACCGCTGCCGCGCGCCGGACTTCCGCGGCGGGAAGCCCTTGAACACGAAGCTGGACGCGGGCAGCCCCGACGCAAGCAGCGCCGTGGTCACGGCCGTGGGGCCCGGCAGGATCTCCACCGTGTGGCCAGCCTCCTGGGCGTCCCGGATAATCCGGTAGCCCGGATCGCTCACGCCGGGGCAGCCGCCATCGCTGCATAGCCCCACCGTCAGCCCCTCGCCGAGCAGCCCGAGTATGCGCTTGCCCGCCATTTCCTCGTTATGTTCGTGGTAGCTGAACATCGTCCTGGGGCGCTCGATGCCGTACCGCTCCAGCAGGCGCGGCGTAATGCGGGTGTCCTCGCAGGCCAGGGCGTCCAGCTCCCCAAGCACGCGGACCGCGCGGTAGGTGATATCCTCCAGGTTGCCGATTGGCGTCGCAATGACATACAGGGTACCCATTAACGTATTCCCGCGCGGCGCGCTTTGGAGTCACGAAGCCCGGTTTTTCTCAGGCCTCGATGGTGGGCCGGAAAACCGCGATATTCCCCGCCCGCATCGTTTCGACAAGCCGCTCGTACATCGTCTCATCCTCGAAAACGCCCACAATCGCCCCGCCGGACCCCGAGAATTTGGCGTGCGCCCCCACCGACCGCGCGCGTTCAACCATGTCGATATTGCGCGGGTCCAGGGTGTACAGCGAGCGGCGGCGGTCGAAATTCTTGTCGAGCAAGGGCCCGATCTCCTTCCCGCGCCCGGCGGCAATCAGATCGCGCGCGTCCTGTGCGTACGAGGCGAAATCCAGCATCGCCTGCCGCACCTCGGGGTCGCCCCCGCGCCAGCGTTCCTTGATGTTGTTGTGGAACGTCTCGGATCCCTCCCCGAGATCCAGCCGGTACGCGATAAACAGGTTCGGCAGGCTGCGCGGGTCGAGCTCCTCGTATAGCCCATACCCGTGCTGGTCCATGTGCTGCTTGTCGAAGTCCATGAAAACCGCGCCCTCGTACACCTGGATCACCCGGTCTTGCAATCCAGCGGAAATGCCGAGTTTGTCGGTCTCCACCTGCAAGATCAGATTGGGCTGAAGGTGTTTCGGTATCTCCACATCGTAGAAATCCATGAGGCAGCGTAGGGTGGCCGTAATCAGGGCGCTGGAACCCGCCAGCCCCAGACGCCGCGGGATGGTGGAACGGTACCGGATCGAAAAATTCTTGCCCTCGATATCGATTCGCTCCTCCCGGCAGTACTCGATAAACCGGCAGATCGTCGCTTTCATCAGGCGGATTCCGCCATAGTACCCGTTGTTGGCGACGTCATCGTATAAATCTTTTGTAGATTTATACTTAGAGCGATCCTGGAGGCTCGGGACAATCTCGATCTCCGGGCTCTCATACAAGCTCACCTTCGCGGCGAAATCCCGGATCACAAAGCTGATCGTCTTCCCGAAGTAGCCGTCGGACGGGTTGCCAATGAGCCCCGCGCGGGCATAGGCCGTGGCTTCACACGCCATGTGCGCTCCTTTGCATCGGTTGGTGGTGCGGTGGGGAGCATACGCAAACCGCGGCGGGCCGCGCAAGGCGGGGGGCGCTCCATCGCCATTCCAGCCCCGGCCATAAATGTGTTACCATTAGACAAGTCGCGGGCGCCGGGATCGCGCCGCGCGAGAACAGGCTGGCCACGCCTTTCGGGCCGGGCGCAGTGGTGTAGTGCGGTGGCGCCCCGTTCGTGGATTCGCGCGGGCCGCCAGGTGGCCGGGGAGACGGCCCCTTTTTCATGCAGCCGGGCGGTGGTCCAAGCACACCGGCCTGAAGCGCGGGGTTCCGGCCGCGCGCGTGAACGAATACAGGGATTGAGGAAATGATTCAGCTTCTATCGTCCGGGCGCATGGCGCGCCTGTTGCTGGCCGCGGGCGCCCTGGCGCTCTCCATTGCGGGCGCCGCCCAGAACATCGTCGTCACCACAGAATCGCTGGATTACAGTGATGGCACGTCCTTCGACGGCGCCGATCTCAGTTCAGTGGCGGCGCTCATCGCCAACCCCGGAACGAACGGGCTGGGGCTGGATGAGGCGCTCGCCGCCATTGACCAGGTGGCGTCGGGTGACGGGCCTTTCTCCATTACGTTTGCAC contains:
- a CDS encoding GHMP kinase — its product is MACEATAYARAGLIGNPSDGYFGKTISFVIRDFAAKVSLYESPEIEIVPSLQDRSKYKSTKDLYDDVANNGYYGGIRLMKATICRFIEYCREERIDIEGKNFSIRYRSTIPRRLGLAGSSALITATLRCLMDFYDVEIPKHLQPNLILQVETDKLGISAGLQDRVIQVYEGAVFMDFDKQHMDQHGYGLYEELDPRSLPNLFIAYRLDLGEGSETFHNNIKERWRGGDPEVRQAMLDFASYAQDARDLIAAGRGKEIGPLLDKNFDRRRSLYTLDPRNIDMVERARSVGAHAKFSGSGGAIVGVFEDETMYERLVETMRAGNIAVFRPTIEA